One Canis lupus dingo isolate Sandy chromosome 3, ASM325472v2, whole genome shotgun sequence DNA window includes the following coding sequences:
- the LOC112654065 gene encoding 40S ribosomal protein S11-like: MPKKAMEGTYIDPRAPMLIMYPSAGGFCWCGDQDEDAEDHCHPQRLPPLQQKHNHFEKCHKKISVHLSPCIRDVQIGDTATVGKCWPLSKTVSFNVLLVMKAATPRSKSRSSEIS, from the coding sequence ATGCCCAAGAAGGCCATGGAGGGCACCTATATTGACCCGAGGGCCCCTATGCTGATCATGTATCCATCTGCGGGTGGATTCTGCTGGTGTGGTGACCAAGATGAAGATGCGGAGGACCACTGTCATCCACAGAGACTACCTCCACTACAACAAAAGCACAACCACTTTGAGAAATGCCACAAGAAGATATCTGTGCACCTGTCCCCCTGCATCAGGGATGTCCAGATCGGTGACACTGCCACAGTGGGCAAGTGCTGGCCCCTGAGCAAGACTGTGAGCTTCAACGTGCTCCTGGTCATGAAGGCTGCAACACCAAGAAGCAAGTCCAGAAGTTCTGAGATTAGTTAG